From Oryzias latipes chromosome 3, ASM223467v1:
AGTGTTGTCGGGgagtttaaaggtgttttacaaaaagaaatttcAACTTTGTGAAGAGAAATGGATTACTTATTTACTTTCAGCagataaagtttttttgtaattcacaataatttgcTCTAacgtacatttatttttcttttattgaacaaatattaaaaaaggttCTCTTTTATGTAGGAAATGTCTTGAAGTTCGGTCATGGCATCTGGACCTAAAATCTTCTTTCTTGAAACATTTCACCGGTCATCCAAGGCTTCACGTttcaaaaaagaagatttttacCAAACATAACAAGTGTATCTGTCAATCCTTTTGTCCCATCAGAGAGTTTAATCATATGTGGGGATaatttgttaatgttttttttatttgtcagatgGTGACATAGATAAACTTTTGGAGAGCAACCCTGCAAATAGCAATGAAGCGTTGCCCCTTTCCAGAAACCAGGAGTGTCCTGAGGAGAACATGTCTAGCCCGAAAAAAGAACCTAATTCAAAGGATTCTCAAACCCAATCTTCAAAAGATGAAGTCAGCCCTAAAGAGAGCAAACACTCTTGTTCAGGTAGCAACTCTGTCCCCTACATGCTTCAGAATATAATGCATAAacatctttgtgtttatttgcttttctgGTGAGGGTATGTTTGATCTTGaattcatgtgtttgtgtgtagaaTACTCTGCAGAATGGCGTGAGGTTCGTCCCATCCAGCTAGCAGTGGCCAGAAAGCTCCTGTCTCACGTTTGCGCCATCGCAGACTCCAGCACACAGAACCTGGACCTTGGTTCGTTTGACAGGATCAGCTTCCTCATCCTAGTACCGCCCTCAGAGGTCACATTTCAGCAAACTGTTTTCCATCTCAGGAACTCTGGTCAGTAATcttcaatattttaaatctgaaggGTGCATTCATTAATTACCTTTGCCCAGATATTTGAACCCACAACAGTtaagcagtttttgttttgttgtgattgtcatgaatgaaaagaaatctCCCTTTGGGTTTTTCAGGTGTCCTCCAGGACCTTGTAAGTTCTGATCAAGAATGTATGTCTAAGCTTGAGCCAGAGCAATATGTAGTGAAGATGGATAGAAAGGCTCAAGCACGGATTGACAACCTCACCCAGGAAGCACATAGAAACCCATACACGCTCTATATCCTGGTTCATGACCACGCTCACTGGGATATTAGCaggtttgtattttaaaataaaactaaggccaaaggttttgtctttttaagttATTCTTTTAGTCTGGCgttaaataaaagcaggaaaacaggAGTGTTCATTTGATCTCTTTCTCTTCACCTCTTCAGCTCATCTTGCAGCAGCCCAGACAGTGGTTTGGGTCTCGTGGATCTGCTGCTAAATTCTCAACAGGTGAAAGATGCGGCCAACATCCTGATTCTCCACGTCACTTCATTCCCGTTTGCTCTGCAGACTCAGTGCACCCGTGTTAGCCCATACAATGAGATCCACTGGCCTCCTGCTTTCAGTAATGTAAGTAAAACTCAACTTAAATATATAAGAGATACAGTAGAATTCTTTGCTATGAAGTTGTCTGGCTATGGGGTTGTGTGTGCAGGACGTGGACCTGTATCATGAAAGGACACGCTATTTTGGGGTGTCGGAGCTTTTAGAAACGACTCGCTCGGGTGGCTGCTTGCCTCTGCTGCGTTATGATTCCTCCTTTGAGAGCATGTCCTCAGCCCTGGAAGAAAGGTGAAGTTACCTCGCAGTTTCCCTGATAGTCTTTCAagttaaaaagacatttaaggCAACTTGTGCAATCTTTATTTCCCTATGATTTTTAGGTTTCCTAAGCTGCACAGTGCTGTGATTCGCACCATGGTTTTGATCCAGCACTACTGTATGGCTTTGGTGGCCCTTTCTGGCAGAATCAGCAGCTCTCACAATCTCCACAAACACACCTCTGTGGAAACGATGGAAATCGTGCAAGCCCTGCTCACCGCCGCACAGCAGTGCCCCTCCCATCACGGTCACATGGTCCTGCTGCGGATCCCCTCCTTAGCGCTGGCAGAGTGGGCCCACCGGCGGCTCTGCAGGGTGAGAAAGCAGCTCGATCTGGAGAATTGTTTCGAAATTATTCTGGGGAATCCCAGTCAGACTCTGACCATCAGACAACATTTTACCAACCAGATTAAGGTGAGAAACAACGAGATTTATGAAAACGTCTCTTATCTTAATATTGCGCTACCTGAAGCACCTCCTACAGTtagaaatgtgtatttttgcATGCTTTTGCTCCTCAGACATGGTTAAAGGACCAGGACTGTGACTGGGTTCCTCATACCTACTTAGAGTTGGAGGCTCTTCCCTGCATCTTGATTCTTTCAGGAGCCGAGCCTCTGGGTGAATCCCTGCCCAGGTGCCCACTCAGAACTCAgcagattttcacaataaaaaagcaattctTTGGCGTTTTTACAGGAAATCAGTTTAAACTGAGAATATTTGCAACTGTTTGACACAGGTCTCTGAAGTACTGTGACCTCCGAGTGATCAGCTGCTCCTACCTTCACCGCACCACTCTTGAGCAGGAACTGGGACTGGCAGCCTATCTGGTGAAGGCAGAGTCTCGACCTCCACACAAACCTGGACCAGGAAGTGATGTGATTGAAAGTGATCCGGAACCGGAAAAACTCAGCAGCACTGacaacgaggaggaggaggcgcagGAGAATGGTCAGATAACAGTAGCAATACAATTACGTACATTTTAGCtaaattttgtttctaaacaATTGCACaaactaaaatgacattttaaaaaaaatggtttcctGTCTGTTCAGGAGAAACTCTGCTGCAGTCCACCCAGCCAGTCCTTTCCTGCCAAAAGAGTGCAGCTGAGTGTGTCCCTGCACAAAGCACCACCTCTCCAAATGTCCAGAAGGGGGCGTTTGACACTCTTCCGTTTCTCTCAAAAGCACAGGCTCAGCCCCAGCCCTCATCTCAGTCCTTCCCGTATGCTCCGACAGCACCTCAAAACCAAGCTCAGGTTCAAGATTACACCTCTCAGATGCACTCACAGTCCCAAAGTCAAATTCAAGTGTTATCCCAAGCCATAGTCCAGGCTAACATCTGTCCCCCCTCCCAGCAGGCACCTGTTTCCCATCAAATGCCTCCTAAATCCACATCGTCAGACTCTTCATCCCCGCGGGCCTCCTCTCCCCATCAGAACTGCTCATGGGCCCGAGGAGTGGGTCGCCCGCCCTCTGTGCTCCTGCCTCGTGCCCTCTATGACATTATCACAGTCAGTGACAGCAGTGGGCTTCCACGCTGCACCTCATTCTTGCCTCACATCTATGTTGCATGGGCAAGCAGCTTTAGGTAAACCATGCGTCTATAATTTCATTACACAAATATAGAAGAGTGGTTTATACATATTGTTGATATAATCTTTACCAGCCTTTACGCTGTTGGTATACTGACTGGAAAAGCGATTTTCTTTGGTGTGCAGACCTTTGCTGAGTAAAATGATGACCTGTACAGAGCAGTCACTCTATTATCGTCAGTGGACAGTCCCTCAATCCAACCATATGGACAGCAGCAACCGAACTGAAGGAAGGAGCGACAACTTTCACCCTCGCAGACTTCTGCTCAGTGGACCCCCTCaggtacccctaacttaactttttttacttttttgccattattattttatttttaccccaaTCACATTTTTATATTCGAAAAATTACCCATAgttttgtgtgcttttgttATTTGTCATTCTCTGTATGACATGTATGTAtgcattaaatacatttttctttgtgtcatcTTGAGTGATatgtactctttttttttttttttttaaaggtatggATTTGTATGTCATCCCTTATTGTAGATCTTGTCACTACCAACGATGTCCCTTTCTTGAACTTAATGCCAATGCATGtcttcttgtttttgtccatggtCAGGTGGGTAAGACAGGAGCATACTTGCACTTCCTGGGGATTCTGTCTCGAATGCTGATCCGGCTTATGGAGGTGGATATTTATGATGAAGAAGACATCAATAACAGTCAGTATCTTTGCTATACAAAACAAACTTTCATGTTATTTATTCTGCTTATAAAGGGTTTTCTTGTTTCTGTAAACTCATATGAAACACACTTGTCTTTGTAAATCAAGGTGTCCAGGCTGAGTGTGTGCAGTTTCACCCACCTAATGCTCCTTGGCCCAAAATGGACATAATGAAGAGAATGCCGTTTGACTACATCATCCATGATGCTAAATATGACGACATCAGTTCCATATATTGCCCTGGATATAAACCGGTTGCTGAAAGTAAGCTCTGAGGCAGGGATACTAATGCATTAccacaaatattttgtttgctGCCTTTTCATAACTTTATATGGGTTGATCTTCCCTTGGCCATGTATTGATGCAATCTAAAACACTTGTTGTGAAGGAAATCCTTTGCGACAGGAAGATGTTTACCTACGCAGGCGGACATCCAGAATTAAGTTGTCCAAGTATGCAGCCTACAACACTTACCATCACTGTGAACAGTGTCATCAATACTTAGGCTTCAACCCCAGATATCAGGTAAGGATAACAGAGTTTGGTTTGAAGAAGTAAGctgtttttcaatgtaaataaatgacatttttctgttaaCAACCTTCAGATTTATGAGTCTACACTGCATGCTTTCACATTCACCCATCTGCTGCTGGGAGAAGACATCCAACTGTATTTCATCATTCCAAAATCCAAAGAGCACTACTTCAGTTTCAGCCAACAGGGAGGCCAGCTGGAGAGCATGAGGCTACCTCTGGCTTCTGAACAGGTCTGTTCTTCCACACTGAAACACAGAATCTCTGCCTCAGAGGTTTAAATCTTGTGTAAATCTGTACATAACTAACTGCCATAGAGCCTGGTCTCCTGAATAATGTAGAATTTTCATTAGTTGCCACCATTTATGAATAATTTGTGCTGCTCTTAGTATGCTGTATACCAGTTTATTTAACTGAATCCACCGAGAACAACTAAATAATGGTAAAATATTAGGATGtgagtttattttaaagctttcaGCTACGACTATTGTACGTTTTTATGATATTAgtgtaattcttgatttgtccATTAGGTGGCACTGTTTGTAAAGCTACAAACTACCGGTACTTTTTGTAACTAAATCAAACTTTGTAGAAATGTTCTGATGATACATATACCACAGAgccttttccttttattttccttacattgttaaaaaaatagaagtggAATTTGGTTTTACTTTGATTACTTTAAATTAACATGCTTaaggaatgttttcagaatttgcttttttttgtttgtttacagaaTCCAGACTGCATTAAGACTCCAATCTTTACCCCGACCACAGGCCGCCATGAACATGGTCTCTTCAACTTGTATCACGCCATGGACGGAGCCTCACATCTGCACATTCTGGTGGTGAAGGAGTATGAAATGGCCGTCTACAAGAAGTACTGGCCCAACCACATTATGCTGGTCCTGCCCACCATCTTCAACGGAGCTGGAATCGGTATTTGTGGGAACACCTATGATGCATTCCCTCTACTGGTTTTAAttcacaattttctttttttgttgtcttttttgttgaGTTAAATTTTGAATTCTCGTAGCTGGTTAACACTATGCTTATAAAGATTGCTTATAAATTTGATTTATATTAATGTGTGTTTATATTAATGTAAGATTTTTGTACCTTTCCCCCACAGTGTGGACACATCCATAAATTAAACATAACTTTCCAGATGTGAAAGATCAGCTTAATAACCAGCTTTTGTTGTCCCTG
This genomic window contains:
- the greb1 gene encoding protein GREB1 isoform X3, whose amino-acid sequence is MGNSYAGQLRSARFEEVLHNSIEASLRSNTLVPRPVFSQLYLETEQSFGRAENDDEDDEDGSESNSPPIPYQMKPPPEGCCTADGFCQAGKDLRLSSLASDTLDVPAGFMLVGVKSPSLPDNLLVCAVDHRFLPDERGRNALLGFSGNCMGCGEKGFRYFTEFSNHINLKLSTQPKKQKHLKYHLYRNKQGILVKGAPICWRVNVAGPHVDQQTTDLAHTLINGNHSAPSSAQSSLNQPGRSSAPATHTNAGPPKKRHKGWSPDLSANSLQESTVKSPPASLSLSTLSVSSVVTNGNRSEIPSLQSSSQPSAAIFPPLQLSVTVPDQLLHTCRLQPVILKGHGPLPQLTGNVRDILVSSLLHSCYMSSQTLPRIYQHYGPSPIQPLSTEMQILLTIYYLVQLGPEQVPLVEDLEQIFMRSWRESHLSEIRQFQQPQAPAVQGRHYTLETPVSLPGHLQQISLQSQQTLTPSQLPWLAQLAASSSGEGVVVLGEDVRSLAQGLDQTFSRLIEGKLQNTNYVVILVTTPGHETQSCVVVTGKHQCRALSESMFSPSEGLKEINLQLSSGVAEELIHFCKSLGSDGDIDKLLESNPANSNEALPLSRNQECPEENMSSPKKEPNSKDSQTQSSKDEVSPKESKHSCSEYSAEWREVRPIQLAVARKLLSHVCAIADSSTQNLDLGSFDRISFLILVPPSEVTFQQTVFHLRNSGVLQDLVSSDQECMSKLEPEQYVVKMDRKAQARIDNLTQEAHRNPYTLYILVHDHAHWDISSSSCSSPDSGLGLVDLLLNSQQVKDAANILILHVTSFPFALQTQCTRVSPYNEIHWPPAFSNDVDLYHERTRYFGVSELLETTRSGGCLPLLRYDSSFESMSSALEERFPKLHSAVIRTMVLIQHYCMALVALSGRISSSHNLHKHTSVETMEIVQALLTAAQQCPSHHGHMVLLRIPSLALAEWAHRRLCRVRKQLDLENCFEIILGNPSQTLTIRQHFTNQIKTWLKDQDCDWVPHTYLELEALPCILILSGAEPLGESLPRSLKYCDLRVISCSYLHRTTLEQELGLAAYLVKAESRPPHKPGPGSDVIESDPEPEKLSSTDNEEEEAQENGETLLQSTQPVLSCQKSAAECVPAQSTTSPNVQKGAFDTLPFLSKAQAQPQPSSQSFPYAPTAPQNQAQQAPVSHQMPPKSTSSDSSSPRASSPHQNCSWARGVGRPPSVLLPRALYDIITVSDSSGLPRCTSFLPHIYVAWASSFRPLLSKMMTCTEQSLYYRQWTVPQSNHMDSSNRTEGRSDNFHPRRLLLSGPPQVGKTGAYLHFLGILSRMLIRLMEVDIYDEEDINNSVQAECVQFHPPNAPWPKMDIMKRMPFDYIIHDAKYDDISSIYCPGYKPVAERNPLRQEDVYLRRRTSRIKLSKYAAYNTYHHCEQCHQYLGFNPRYQIYESTLHAFTFTHLLLGEDIQLYFIIPKSKEHYFSFSQQGGQLESMRLPLASEQNPDCIKTPIFTPTTGRHEHGLFNLYHAMDGASHLHILVVKEYEMAVYKKYWPNHIMLVLPTIFNGAGIGAAHFLIKELSYHNLELERTRRLEGGSPADVWPFIILADDSCVMWNAVDLDARSGPVEHAVSLKQVLQHMEACPELAQYSLCGIRKWSSRGLKGSKRWEPFFRGHLYDFLLLNVDRSQNVQYDQNRFTCHDVDFTLRLHSAGLIVCRFNNFSVMKKQITIGGYKTFIIKTKMTDVPTSVGPSQYICAPDSKHLFLATPAQLLLEKYLQHTSQKLFPLSIKNYANPVLSVDCYLNLGPEVTVCFMSSRPHSVNISTTGLLFSGLLLCFADAFVTSGFLKKFTFLKGATLCVISADRSSLRQTVGRLELEEEWRFRLSDEFQTANAKEDRPLFFLTGKHI
- the greb1 gene encoding protein GREB1 isoform X2 translates to MGNSYAGQLRSARFEEVLHNSIEASLRSNTLVPRPVFSQLYLETEQSFGRAENDDEDDEDGSESNSPPIPYQMKPPPEGCCTADGFCQAGKDLRLSSLASDTLDVPAGFMLVGVKSPSLPDNLLVCAVDHRFLPDERGRNALLGFSGNCMGCGEKGFRYFTEFSNHINLKLSTQPKKQKHLKYHLYRNKQGILVKGAPICWRVNDGRIRPIRPTHSESTLTSHEQPPNMALTYRTAVAGPHVDQQTTDLAHTLINGNHSAPSSAQSSLNQPGRSSAPATHTNAGPPKKRHKGWSPDLSANSLQESTVKSPPASLSLSTLSVSSVVTNGNRSEIPSLQSSSQPSAAIFPPLQLSVTVPDQLLHTCRLQPVILKGHGPLPQLTGNVRDILVSSLLHSCYMSSQTLPRIYQHYGPSPIQPLSTEMQILLTIYYLVQLGPEQVPLVEDLEQIFMRSWRESHLSEIRQFQQPQAPAVQGRHYTLETPVSLPGHLQQISLQSQQTLTPSQLPWLAQLAASSSGEGVVVLGEDVRSLAQGLDQTFSRLIEGKLQNTNYVVILVTTPGHETQSCVVVTGKHQCRALSESMFSPSEGLKEINLQLSSGVAEELIHFCKSLGSDGDIDKLLESNPANSNEALPLSRNQECPEENMSSPKKEPNSKDSQTQSSKDEVSPKESKHSCSEYSAEWREVRPIQLAVARKLLSHVCAIADSSTQNLDLGSFDRISFLILVPPSEVTFQQTVFHLRNSGVLQDLVSSDQECMSKLEPEQYVVKMDRKAQARIDNLTQEAHRNPYTLYILVHDHAHWDISSSSCSSPDSGLGLVDLLLNSQQVKDAANILILHVTSFPFALQTQCTRVSPYNEIHWPPAFSNDVDLYHERTRYFGVSELLETTRSGGCLPLLRYDSSFESMSSALEERFPKLHSAVIRTMVLIQHYCMALVALSGRISSSHNLHKHTSVETMEIVQALLTAAQQCPSHHGHMVLLRIPSLALAEWAHRRLCRVRKQLDLENCFEIILGNPSQTLTIRQHFTNQIKTWLKDQDCDWVPHTYLELEALPCILILSGAEPLGESLPRSLKYCDLRVISCSYLHRTTLEQELGLAAYLVKAESRPPHKPGPGSDVIESDPEPEKLSSTDNEEEEAQENGETLLQSTQPVLSCQKSAAECVPAQSTTSPNVQKGAFDTLPFLSKAQAQPQPSSQSFPYAPTAPQNQAQAPVSHQMPPKSTSSDSSSPRASSPHQNCSWARGVGRPPSVLLPRALYDIITVSDSSGLPRCTSFLPHIYVAWASSFRPLLSKMMTCTEQSLYYRQWTVPQSNHMDSSNRTEGRSDNFHPRRLLLSGPPQVGKTGAYLHFLGILSRMLIRLMEVDIYDEEDINNSVQAECVQFHPPNAPWPKMDIMKRMPFDYIIHDAKYDDISSIYCPGYKPVAERNPLRQEDVYLRRRTSRIKLSKYAAYNTYHHCEQCHQYLGFNPRYQIYESTLHAFTFTHLLLGEDIQLYFIIPKSKEHYFSFSQQGGQLESMRLPLASEQNPDCIKTPIFTPTTGRHEHGLFNLYHAMDGASHLHILVVKEYEMAVYKKYWPNHIMLVLPTIFNGAGIGAAHFLIKELSYHNLELERTRRLEGGSPADVWPFIILADDSCVMWNAVDLDARSGPVEHAVSLKQVLQHMEACPELAQYSLCGIRKWSSRGLKGSKRWEPFFRGHLYDFLLLNVDRSQNVQYDQNRFTCHDVDFTLRLHSAGLIVCRFNNFSVMKKQITIGGYKTFIIKTKMTDVPTSVGPSQYICAPDSKHLFLATPAQLLLEKYLQHTSQKLFPLSIKNYANPVLSVDCYLNLGPEVTVCFMSSRPHSVNISTTGLLFSGLLLCFADAFVTSGFLKKFTFLKGATLCVISADRSSLRQTVGRLELEEEWRFRLSDEFQTANAKEDRPLFFLTGKHI
- the greb1 gene encoding protein GREB1 isoform X1; the encoded protein is MGNSYAGQLRSARFEEVLHNSIEASLRSNTLVPRPVFSQLYLETEQSFGRAENDDEDDEDGSESNSPPIPYQMKPPPEGCCTADGFCQAGKDLRLSSLASDTLDVPAGFMLVGVKSPSLPDNLLVCAVDHRFLPDERGRNALLGFSGNCMGCGEKGFRYFTEFSNHINLKLSTQPKKQKHLKYHLYRNKQGILVKGAPICWRVNDGRIRPIRPTHSESTLTSHEQPPNMALTYRTAVAGPHVDQQTTDLAHTLINGNHSAPSSAQSSLNQPGRSSAPATHTNAGPPKKRHKGWSPDLSANSLQESTVKSPPASLSLSTLSVSSVVTNGNRSEIPSLQSSSQPSAAIFPPLQLSVTVPDQLLHTCRLQPVILKGHGPLPQLTGNVRDILVSSLLHSCYMSSQTLPRIYQHYGPSPIQPLSTEMQILLTIYYLVQLGPEQVPLVEDLEQIFMRSWRESHLSEIRQFQQPQAPAVQGRHYTLETPVSLPGHLQQISLQSQQTLTPSQLPWLAQLAASSSGEGVVVLGEDVRSLAQGLDQTFSRLIEGKLQNTNYVVILVTTPGHETQSCVVVTGKHQCRALSESMFSPSEGLKEINLQLSSGVAEELIHFCKSLGSDGDIDKLLESNPANSNEALPLSRNQECPEENMSSPKKEPNSKDSQTQSSKDEVSPKESKHSCSEYSAEWREVRPIQLAVARKLLSHVCAIADSSTQNLDLGSFDRISFLILVPPSEVTFQQTVFHLRNSGVLQDLVSSDQECMSKLEPEQYVVKMDRKAQARIDNLTQEAHRNPYTLYILVHDHAHWDISSSSCSSPDSGLGLVDLLLNSQQVKDAANILILHVTSFPFALQTQCTRVSPYNEIHWPPAFSNDVDLYHERTRYFGVSELLETTRSGGCLPLLRYDSSFESMSSALEERFPKLHSAVIRTMVLIQHYCMALVALSGRISSSHNLHKHTSVETMEIVQALLTAAQQCPSHHGHMVLLRIPSLALAEWAHRRLCRVRKQLDLENCFEIILGNPSQTLTIRQHFTNQIKTWLKDQDCDWVPHTYLELEALPCILILSGAEPLGESLPRSLKYCDLRVISCSYLHRTTLEQELGLAAYLVKAESRPPHKPGPGSDVIESDPEPEKLSSTDNEEEEAQENGETLLQSTQPVLSCQKSAAECVPAQSTTSPNVQKGAFDTLPFLSKAQAQPQPSSQSFPYAPTAPQNQAQQAPVSHQMPPKSTSSDSSSPRASSPHQNCSWARGVGRPPSVLLPRALYDIITVSDSSGLPRCTSFLPHIYVAWASSFRPLLSKMMTCTEQSLYYRQWTVPQSNHMDSSNRTEGRSDNFHPRRLLLSGPPQVGKTGAYLHFLGILSRMLIRLMEVDIYDEEDINNSVQAECVQFHPPNAPWPKMDIMKRMPFDYIIHDAKYDDISSIYCPGYKPVAERNPLRQEDVYLRRRTSRIKLSKYAAYNTYHHCEQCHQYLGFNPRYQIYESTLHAFTFTHLLLGEDIQLYFIIPKSKEHYFSFSQQGGQLESMRLPLASEQNPDCIKTPIFTPTTGRHEHGLFNLYHAMDGASHLHILVVKEYEMAVYKKYWPNHIMLVLPTIFNGAGIGAAHFLIKELSYHNLELERTRRLEGGSPADVWPFIILADDSCVMWNAVDLDARSGPVEHAVSLKQVLQHMEACPELAQYSLCGIRKWSSRGLKGSKRWEPFFRGHLYDFLLLNVDRSQNVQYDQNRFTCHDVDFTLRLHSAGLIVCRFNNFSVMKKQITIGGYKTFIIKTKMTDVPTSVGPSQYICAPDSKHLFLATPAQLLLEKYLQHTSQKLFPLSIKNYANPVLSVDCYLNLGPEVTVCFMSSRPHSVNISTTGLLFSGLLLCFADAFVTSGFLKKFTFLKGATLCVISADRSSLRQTVGRLELEEEWRFRLSDEFQTANAKEDRPLFFLTGKHI